In Sphingobacterium thalpophilum, a genomic segment contains:
- a CDS encoding Rrf2 family transcriptional regulator, with product MLSKKTKYAIKALMVLGRNYGNEPMQIVKIAQEENIPKKFLEQILLEMRNAGILYSKKGAGGGYSLNKAPEDVFLSQVMRLIDGPIALLPCVSLNFYRSCEECTQEHACGIRDTFVEVRNAMLQILNDTSIAHLINKEKELNLNVD from the coding sequence ATGCTGTCCAAAAAGACAAAATATGCAATAAAGGCACTGATGGTGCTTGGTCGTAATTACGGTAATGAGCCGATGCAAATCGTGAAGATTGCGCAGGAGGAGAATATTCCAAAAAAATTCTTGGAACAAATTCTACTTGAAATGCGAAATGCCGGAATTCTGTATAGCAAAAAAGGTGCTGGAGGTGGTTATAGCCTCAATAAGGCTCCCGAAGATGTTTTTTTATCGCAGGTGATGCGCCTAATTGATGGCCCCATAGCCTTGCTACCCTGCGTGAGCTTGAACTTCTACCGCTCCTGCGAAGAGTGCACACAAGAGCATGCCTGTGGCATACGCGATACTTTTGTCGAGGTGAGAAATGCCATGTTGCAGATTTTAAATGATACAAGTATTGCCCATTTAATCAATAAGGAAAAAGAATTGAACCTAAATGTAGATTAA
- the pafA gene encoding alkaline phosphatase PafA, whose amino-acid sequence MIKRFFLSVVLGIAALSSMAQQPERPKLVVGLMVDQMRWDYLYRFADRYGNDGFKRLLKEGFSCENTLINYIPTYTAIGHSSVYTGSVPSIHGIAGNDWIEEQTGKNMYCTQDDNVVGVGTTAKEGQQSPRNLLASTVTDQLKLASNFKSKVIGIAIKDRGGILPAGHFADAAYWFEAKSGDWITSNFYMDNLPKWVVDFNKKKLAEKYLKGDWKPMYDISTYAANSIADDNIYEGKYPGEEKPTLPRATSKLMKDEGYELIKTTPMGNQFTLDLAMEAIKNEQMGNNPTKNTDFLCVSLSATDYVGHRYSLTAVEIEDIYLQLDKQLADFFNYLDKTVGKGNYTFFLTADHGASYNSRFFMDMKGNGGYFYSRQIITGLNKTLKEKFGQEKLVKSMMNYQVHLNNQLIDSLNLDRDKIKETIIRELRHTEGVAYVADMEKGESLMIPAPIREKMINGYNFKRSGAIQIVCEPQWYDGTPRSTGTTHGTWSGYDSHIPLVFMGWGIKPGVSNTEVHIVDIAPTISSLLHITEPNGSIGKPITAVLGQ is encoded by the coding sequence ATGATTAAAAGATTTTTTTTAAGTGTCGTCCTTGGAATAGCGGCGCTTTCGTCCATGGCGCAGCAACCGGAAAGACCAAAATTGGTTGTCGGCCTGATGGTGGATCAAATGCGTTGGGATTATTTATATCGTTTTGCAGATCGATATGGAAATGATGGTTTCAAACGACTTTTGAAAGAAGGATTCTCCTGTGAAAATACATTGATTAATTATATTCCCACATACACCGCTATTGGACACAGTTCGGTCTATACAGGATCCGTTCCTTCCATACATGGTATTGCGGGCAATGACTGGATTGAAGAACAGACGGGTAAAAATATGTACTGTACGCAGGACGATAATGTCGTTGGTGTAGGTACTACAGCCAAGGAGGGACAGCAGTCTCCACGTAATTTACTTGCATCGACCGTAACGGACCAATTGAAGCTCGCTTCTAACTTTAAATCCAAAGTGATCGGTATCGCGATCAAAGACCGCGGCGGTATTCTACCGGCGGGGCATTTTGCCGATGCAGCGTATTGGTTCGAAGCTAAATCAGGCGATTGGATCACCTCTAATTTCTACATGGATAATCTGCCAAAATGGGTGGTAGACTTCAACAAGAAAAAATTGGCTGAGAAATACCTGAAAGGCGACTGGAAGCCCATGTATGATATTAGTACCTATGCTGCCAACAGCATTGCAGATGATAATATTTACGAAGGTAAATACCCTGGCGAAGAAAAACCGACTTTGCCGCGCGCAACTTCTAAGCTAATGAAAGACGAAGGCTATGAGCTGATCAAAACCACACCAATGGGAAATCAGTTTACGTTGGACCTGGCAATGGAAGCAATCAAAAATGAGCAGATGGGAAATAACCCAACTAAAAATACCGACTTCCTTTGTGTGAGCCTTTCTGCAACAGACTACGTTGGACACCGTTACTCATTGACAGCAGTGGAGATTGAAGATATCTATCTGCAGCTCGATAAACAGCTTGCCGATTTCTTCAACTACCTCGATAAGACCGTGGGCAAGGGTAACTACACGTTCTTCCTGACAGCAGATCATGGCGCTTCTTATAACTCTCGTTTCTTTATGGATATGAAAGGAAACGGTGGTTATTTCTATTCCCGTCAGATTATCACAGGACTTAACAAAACCCTTAAAGAGAAATTTGGACAAGAGAAGCTTGTTAAAAGCATGATGAACTACCAGGTGCACTTAAATAATCAATTGATTGATTCGTTGAACTTGGATCGTGATAAAATAAAAGAGACCATCATTCGTGAACTTCGCCATACAGAAGGTGTCGCGTATGTTGCTGATATGGAAAAAGGGGAAAGTCTGATGATCCCGGCGCCTATTCGCGAAAAAATGATCAACGGTTACAACTTTAAACGTAGTGGTGCTATTCAGATCGTTTGTGAGCCACAATGGTATGACGGCACGCCGCGCTCGACCGGGACAACACATGGTACCTGGTCTGGCTATGACTCCCATATTCCTTTGGTATTTATGGGTTGGGGAATTAAACCGGGTGTATCTAATACAGAAGTACATATTGTGGATATTGCACCGACAATTTCTTCGCTCTTGCACATTACAGAGCCCAATGGTAGCATCGGAAAACCGATCACGGCGGTATTGGGGCAATAA
- a CDS encoding universal stress protein, with the protein MKNLLLLTDFSDNAYAAARYAAQLAPLWGIEKVVLYHTYEVIPTVGTEPVVISNAEILEEKQKDLNTWQQELMLLFPEGIAWKSVLEEYELSYGVNRTCAEEDIDLVIVGTAGKSGLKKLLLGSNTLKLIENCHTPLLVVPARAEFRVPKKMLIATNLKEVKLKLNRLLVNASEVLRKSEVYVVHVTKEDPANKAVNAEIKTMQDLLAPYHPIYSYILNADIAAGINQYINENHIDMMVTFHRDKGLLSRIFNTSIAQKMAWKSQAAMMVIPVHSG; encoded by the coding sequence ATGAAAAACCTACTCTTGTTAACAGACTTTTCGGACAATGCCTATGCTGCTGCTCGATATGCCGCACAATTAGCTCCACTTTGGGGCATTGAAAAGGTTGTCCTATACCACACATACGAAGTAATCCCTACCGTAGGTACTGAACCTGTTGTCATCAGCAATGCAGAAATCTTGGAAGAAAAACAAAAGGATCTCAATACCTGGCAACAGGAACTGATGTTGCTTTTCCCTGAGGGCATTGCCTGGAAATCAGTTCTTGAGGAATATGAACTGAGCTATGGCGTAAACCGTACCTGTGCTGAGGAGGACATTGACCTTGTTATCGTCGGAACTGCAGGCAAAAGCGGCCTAAAGAAACTGCTTCTTGGAAGCAATACCCTCAAGCTGATCGAAAATTGTCACACACCATTACTGGTGGTCCCCGCACGGGCAGAATTTCGGGTACCCAAAAAAATGTTAATCGCCACCAACCTCAAAGAGGTCAAACTAAAATTAAACCGTCTTTTGGTTAATGCGTCCGAAGTATTACGGAAAAGTGAGGTCTATGTCGTCCATGTGACTAAAGAAGATCCTGCAAATAAGGCGGTAAATGCCGAAATAAAAACCATGCAGGATTTACTTGCTCCTTATCATCCCATCTATAGTTATATCCTCAACGCAGACATTGCTGCAGGGATCAACCAATACATCAACGAAAATCATATCGACATGATGGTCACTTTCCATCGGGACAAGGGCTTATTAAGTCGAATTTTCAATACGAGCATTGCGCAAAAGATGGCCTGGAAGAGTCAGGCTGCCATGATGGTCATCCCTGTACATTCGGGATAA
- a CDS encoding outer membrane beta-barrel protein — MKLTYSLVLFLLLSVLSSKSYAQHKLVGSVADIKDLAKLHQASIALLSPKDSILVKFGRTKENGTFQIANLDTGTYKMVVSYPQYADLVKDIHVAAQDLDIGIVKLSKAALLLEEVQVNGKIPVVIKGDTIEYDAGSFKVEKDAKVEDLLKVLPGITMDGSGKIIAQGKEVKKVLLDGEEFFGDDPTLITKNIRSDMVSKVQVYEKKSDLAVRTGVDDGERTQTIDIKLKEDKKKGMFGQAVAGAGTDKYYGGKVMLNKFKGSQKIAAYGILANDGMVGLGFEDSQKYGVGGSSNVQMMDGGGIMISGGDGSDGGWDGKYYGGGVPKAINMGASYSDKSKDDKHKINVNFKRNQINVNNTSTYNAQNNLPERAQVDNNVTASETETQANIANLRYDYKLDSLADLTVTMGFTKSSRDNLSNSEADQRKLDGTLITRTSSKTDLNNDQDKFNVNAMLTRRFKKDRRSITFNVNANTDQNRNKTQYFSENFFQSSGDTTLIDQYKNDKLANNTYGASVTYSEPLSKRLTAAIGYAFNQNKSETLNQSFDRDPVTGKYTVLDQDLLNDFDFNSLKNGVNASLNYKSNTLTVNLSNRVDFEQVKRTYNNLNTILQRNQTSVAPVLSVNYKISKSKNVSFRYSGRTSQPSLTQIEPLKQNAQPLVEYLDNPDLEAGFNNSYSINFNNYKQLKDQSIYFYVSADQGKKSINNSVRYDLDKGTQQISYVNIDKDNWRMYGGGGYSFVLKKKWGLKMNLGMNAQYNSQFSYLSSFNEEPKLNRNQTWSVAPSIGFSRYKANKMDFYISMSPGAEQMNSYLQPELNRTTFKFRTFSEITYYLPKDFKISLSTNQNYQAATKTLESINIINMNGYLSKKLLKDKSLEVQVFVNDILNKNNGVYRYQNGTSFIQTSNDVLRRYGMLKVIYNFTTMNRP; from the coding sequence ATGAAACTAACCTATTCCCTAGTTTTGTTTCTTTTATTATCCGTCCTGAGTTCCAAGTCCTATGCACAACATAAACTTGTGGGATCGGTGGCAGATATCAAAGATCTTGCAAAACTACATCAAGCTTCAATCGCGCTGCTCAGCCCCAAAGATTCGATTTTGGTTAAATTCGGTCGGACGAAAGAAAATGGAACATTCCAAATTGCCAATCTCGACACCGGTACCTATAAAATGGTGGTTTCCTATCCACAGTATGCTGACTTGGTAAAGGATATCCATGTGGCTGCCCAAGACTTAGATATCGGTATTGTAAAGCTATCCAAGGCAGCTCTACTGCTGGAAGAGGTTCAGGTAAATGGTAAAATTCCGGTGGTGATCAAAGGCGATACGATAGAATATGATGCAGGTAGTTTTAAAGTAGAGAAGGATGCTAAAGTGGAAGACCTGCTAAAGGTATTACCGGGTATTACAATGGATGGATCAGGCAAGATCATCGCGCAGGGGAAGGAAGTGAAAAAGGTGTTGCTTGATGGTGAAGAGTTTTTTGGCGATGACCCAACGCTAATCACTAAGAATATTCGGTCAGATATGGTCAGCAAAGTACAGGTCTATGAAAAGAAATCGGATCTTGCCGTACGTACAGGAGTAGATGATGGCGAACGAACGCAGACAATTGATATTAAGCTCAAAGAAGACAAGAAAAAAGGAATGTTCGGCCAGGCTGTTGCGGGAGCTGGCACAGATAAATATTATGGCGGAAAAGTCATGCTCAATAAGTTTAAGGGATCGCAGAAAATTGCAGCTTATGGCATTCTCGCCAATGATGGAATGGTCGGATTAGGATTTGAAGATAGCCAAAAATATGGTGTGGGCGGAAGTAGCAATGTGCAGATGATGGACGGTGGTGGCATTATGATTTCCGGTGGTGATGGTTCTGATGGGGGATGGGATGGTAAATACTATGGTGGCGGCGTGCCCAAAGCAATAAATATGGGGGCTAGCTATTCCGACAAATCCAAAGATGATAAGCATAAGATCAATGTCAACTTCAAACGGAATCAGATCAATGTCAATAATACAAGTACCTATAATGCGCAGAACAATCTTCCTGAACGTGCGCAGGTCGATAATAATGTGACAGCATCTGAAACCGAAACACAGGCCAATATCGCGAATTTAAGGTATGACTATAAGCTTGATTCGCTCGCAGACTTGACTGTCACTATGGGCTTTACCAAATCTAGCCGCGACAATTTATCCAATTCCGAAGCAGACCAGCGTAAATTGGATGGCACATTGATTACACGGACTTCGTCCAAGACAGATTTAAATAACGATCAGGATAAGTTTAATGTCAATGCGATGCTTACACGTCGTTTTAAAAAGGACCGCCGCTCCATTACTTTCAATGTCAATGCGAATACAGATCAAAATCGTAACAAGACACAGTATTTTTCGGAAAATTTCTTCCAAAGTTCCGGAGATACAACCTTGATCGATCAATATAAAAATGATAAGTTGGCCAACAATACGTATGGTGCTTCAGTAACCTATTCGGAGCCTTTGTCTAAAAGGTTGACTGCTGCAATAGGTTATGCATTCAATCAAAATAAATCGGAGACACTCAATCAGTCATTTGATAGAGATCCGGTTACAGGAAAATATACGGTATTGGACCAAGACCTGCTCAACGATTTTGATTTTAACAGTTTAAAAAATGGTGTCAACGCCTCCTTGAACTACAAGTCCAACACATTAACTGTAAATTTGAGTAATCGGGTTGATTTTGAGCAGGTCAAGAGAACCTATAACAACCTGAATACAATACTACAGCGGAACCAGACTTCTGTTGCTCCAGTCCTTTCCGTCAACTACAAAATCTCGAAAAGCAAAAATGTGAGCTTCCGATACAGCGGCCGCACGAGCCAGCCATCGTTGACGCAAATAGAGCCGTTGAAACAAAATGCCCAGCCACTCGTCGAGTATTTGGACAATCCAGATCTGGAAGCGGGCTTTAACAACTCCTATTCAATTAATTTCAACAACTACAAGCAGTTAAAGGACCAGAGTATTTATTTTTATGTCAGTGCAGATCAAGGAAAGAAAAGTATCAACAATAGCGTACGCTATGATCTAGATAAAGGTACGCAGCAAATTTCCTACGTCAATATTGATAAAGACAATTGGCGTATGTATGGTGGTGGAGGATACAGTTTTGTATTGAAGAAAAAATGGGGATTAAAAATGAATCTTGGCATGAATGCGCAGTATAACAGCCAGTTTAGCTATTTATCCTCCTTCAATGAAGAGCCAAAGCTCAATAGAAATCAAACATGGAGTGTAGCACCAAGTATTGGTTTTAGCCGATATAAAGCAAACAAAATGGATTTTTACATCTCCATGAGTCCTGGTGCGGAGCAGATGAATTCCTATTTGCAGCCTGAGTTGAACCGGACGACTTTTAAATTCAGGACGTTCTCGGAGATTACCTATTATTTACCAAAAGACTTTAAAATTTCCCTGTCGACAAACCAGAATTATCAGGCCGCTACAAAAACGCTTGAATCCATTAATATCATTAATATGAATGGTTATCTTTCCAAGAAATTATTGAAAGATAAGTCCTTGGAGGTACAGGTATTTGTCAATGATATTTTGAACAAAAATAATGGAGTGTATCGTTATCAGAATGGAACTTCATTTATCCAGACCAGCAACGACGTATTGCGCCGGTATGGAATGCTAAAAGTAATCTACAATTTTACAACAATGAACCGTCCATGA
- a CDS encoding LD-carboxypeptidase codes for MSKIPDFLKEGDKVAIVCPASFIRGSIDVGIKTLENWGLEVVVGKTVGTSFHQFAGDDNLRAADLQWALDDPSIKAVFAARGGYGCVRIVDQIDFSSFEKDPKWLVGFSDITVLHSHIQRNYKIATIHGQMPKSFETGTKASLETLKNALFGHNMDFAYEQTLFPNRAGKGEGKLVGGNLAILLSVLASNSDVNYKNKVLFIEDVGEAYYSVDRMLRALKRAGKLKKLNGLIVGGFSAMKDNDPAFGQRVEEIVWDIVKEYDFPVAFGYPAGHIDDNHALVFGRKVKLQTTADSVQLTYL; via the coding sequence ATGTCCAAAATACCTGATTTTCTGAAAGAAGGCGATAAAGTAGCTATCGTTTGTCCTGCGAGTTTTATACGAGGCTCTATTGATGTTGGCATAAAAACATTGGAGAACTGGGGGCTGGAGGTTGTGGTTGGGAAGACTGTTGGGACATCGTTCCATCAGTTTGCCGGAGATGACAATTTACGCGCTGCCGATCTGCAGTGGGCACTGGATGATCCGTCGATTAAAGCGGTTTTTGCCGCGCGCGGAGGTTACGGTTGTGTTCGTATTGTCGATCAGATAGATTTTTCGAGCTTTGAAAAAGATCCCAAATGGTTGGTGGGTTTTAGCGATATTACCGTGTTGCATAGTCATATTCAACGGAACTATAAAATTGCAACAATACATGGACAGATGCCAAAGTCTTTTGAAACGGGCACAAAAGCATCGTTGGAAACGTTAAAAAATGCATTGTTTGGCCATAATATGGATTTTGCCTACGAGCAAACGTTATTCCCCAATCGTGCGGGTAAAGGCGAAGGAAAATTGGTCGGCGGAAATTTAGCAATCTTACTATCTGTACTTGCTTCCAATTCGGATGTCAATTACAAGAATAAAGTTTTATTTATAGAGGATGTAGGTGAAGCCTATTATTCCGTAGACAGAATGCTAAGGGCATTGAAGCGCGCGGGGAAATTAAAAAAATTGAATGGTCTAATTGTGGGGGGCTTTTCTGCGATGAAAGACAATGATCCTGCTTTTGGGCAGCGTGTGGAGGAAATTGTGTGGGATATAGTGAAAGAATATGATTTTCCGGTAGCATTTGGCTACCCTGCCGGGCATATTGATGATAATCACGCCCTGGTATTTGGGCGAAAAGTAAAATTGCAGACTACAGCTGATTCTGTTCAGTTAACCTATTTGTAG
- a CDS encoding GLPGLI family protein, with protein sequence MSKYIKLMVWVLLLCAGTAHAQHAYFPSSGTVTYERKFHVQNFLKRNYLSKPDLDTWDKLMVDNAVKNGPAEVVTHHILKFYDNETLFETVQEDYPANYRNVTYYNSILPDSKTYINFQNQEFLKLLPFGDDQLLLKDSLPTVKWKYTDEYRNIAGYDCRRANGIIQDSVYVVAFFAGQIPISGGPELIHGLPGLVMGISIPSMNVNMFATKVEITNTPVSNVLTKKKKVVAESRTEIIKKLKDTVYDYMDEKAFKKRLQSILF encoded by the coding sequence ATGAGTAAGTATATCAAGTTGATGGTTTGGGTATTATTGCTGTGTGCGGGTACAGCCCACGCACAACATGCTTATTTTCCGAGCAGCGGAACGGTCACCTATGAACGGAAGTTCCATGTGCAGAATTTCTTAAAGCGTAATTATCTCAGCAAGCCCGATTTAGATACCTGGGATAAGCTGATGGTCGACAATGCCGTGAAAAATGGGCCCGCTGAGGTGGTGACCCACCATATTTTGAAATTTTACGATAATGAAACCCTGTTTGAAACGGTGCAGGAAGATTATCCCGCAAATTATCGTAATGTGACTTACTATAATTCTATTCTTCCCGATTCAAAAACCTATATTAATTTCCAGAATCAGGAATTCTTAAAATTGCTCCCCTTTGGAGATGATCAGCTCTTGCTGAAAGATTCATTGCCTACTGTAAAATGGAAGTATACCGATGAATACCGCAATATTGCCGGATATGATTGTCGGAGAGCCAATGGAATTATTCAAGATTCGGTCTATGTGGTTGCGTTCTTTGCGGGGCAAATACCCATCTCCGGTGGTCCTGAACTTATACACGGACTCCCGGGCTTAGTGATGGGGATATCCATCCCAAGTATGAATGTCAATATGTTTGCCACAAAGGTGGAGATTACCAATACGCCAGTTTCAAATGTGCTGACCAAAAAGAAAAAAGTTGTTGCGGAATCCAGAACAGAGATCATAAAAAAACTGAAAGATACCGTCTATGATTATATGGATGAGAAGGCGTTTAAGAAACGGTTGCAGAGTATACTCTTTTAG
- the metG gene encoding methionine--tRNA ligase has protein sequence MSILDKKRYTITSALPYANGPLHIGHLAGAYIPGDIFVRYLRLNQKDVVYVCGSDEHGAAITIRAKKEGITPQQIIDKYNKQIKESFEEFGISFDIYHRTSEPIHHQLSQDFFLNLYNKGEFVEKFSEQYYDEEYHQFLADRYITGTCPNCKSEGAYGDQCEKCGTSLSPTDLINPISTLSGKTPVLKETKHWYLPLDKYQPWLEKWLIEGKKNILKSNVFGQCQSWLKSGLQPRSMTRDLDWGVDVPLAEAAGKKLYVWLDAPIGYISATKQWALDHGKNWEDYWKTHENPADDSTLIHFIGKDNIVFHCIIFPAILHAHGDYILPENIPANEFLNLEGDKLSTSRNHAVWLHEYLQEFPDKQDELRYVLTAILPETSDAEFTWKDFQARINNELVAIFGNFVNRVLVLSHKYFDGKVLKGSPLTAVDQAVLDELKTYPTSIKSSLEQFRFREALAEFMNVARLGNKYLADEEPWKIIKTDEERVKTILNVAAQIVANLAVLAQPFLPKTAIKLFEMLNFPQGNWNDAGSDALIQAGHQLGEVQLLFDKITDEQVDFQLNKLAEAKAKNLADNAKVAPAKENISFDDFVKMDIRVGTIAAAEKVAKTKKLLKLTIDTGLDTRTVVSGIAEFFSPEEIVGRQVSILVNLEPREIKGIMSQGMILMAEDADGRLDFVKPDTAIKVGSTVR, from the coding sequence TTGAGTATTCTAGATAAAAAACGTTATACCATCACATCGGCATTACCTTATGCCAATGGTCCTTTACATATTGGACACCTTGCCGGAGCTTATATCCCAGGGGATATTTTTGTCCGCTATTTGCGTCTGAATCAAAAAGATGTAGTCTATGTATGTGGTTCAGATGAGCATGGTGCGGCGATTACCATCCGTGCAAAAAAAGAGGGCATCACCCCGCAACAAATCATTGACAAATACAATAAACAAATCAAAGAAAGCTTTGAGGAGTTTGGTATCTCTTTCGATATATATCACCGTACGTCGGAGCCCATACATCACCAGTTATCGCAGGATTTCTTCTTGAACCTTTACAACAAAGGCGAATTTGTGGAGAAATTTTCGGAGCAGTACTACGATGAGGAATACCATCAGTTTTTGGCCGATCGTTACATTACGGGAACTTGTCCAAATTGTAAGTCCGAAGGCGCCTATGGTGACCAATGTGAAAAGTGTGGGACATCACTTAGCCCAACAGATCTGATCAACCCAATTTCAACATTGAGCGGAAAAACGCCAGTTTTGAAAGAAACGAAACATTGGTATCTACCTTTGGATAAATACCAGCCTTGGCTTGAAAAATGGCTGATCGAAGGAAAGAAAAATATCCTGAAGTCCAACGTTTTTGGCCAATGTCAATCTTGGCTTAAATCCGGTTTACAGCCGCGTTCAATGACAAGAGATCTGGATTGGGGCGTCGATGTACCTTTGGCTGAAGCAGCGGGTAAAAAACTATATGTTTGGTTAGATGCACCTATCGGGTATATCTCAGCAACAAAACAGTGGGCTTTAGACCATGGTAAAAACTGGGAAGACTATTGGAAAACCCATGAAAACCCAGCAGACGATTCTACGCTGATCCATTTTATTGGAAAAGATAATATTGTTTTCCACTGTATTATTTTCCCAGCGATTCTTCATGCACACGGCGACTATATTTTACCAGAAAATATTCCCGCCAACGAATTCCTTAACCTGGAGGGCGATAAGCTGTCCACGTCCAGAAACCATGCGGTTTGGTTACATGAATACCTACAGGAATTCCCGGATAAGCAGGATGAATTGCGCTATGTATTGACAGCCATATTACCGGAAACTTCGGATGCCGAGTTTACCTGGAAAGATTTCCAAGCTCGGATCAACAATGAGCTCGTTGCTATTTTTGGAAACTTTGTCAACCGTGTCTTGGTACTTTCCCACAAATATTTTGATGGCAAGGTATTGAAAGGTTCGCCACTAACAGCTGTAGACCAAGCGGTACTGGATGAATTAAAAACATACCCTACTTCGATCAAATCGTCTTTGGAGCAATTTCGCTTCCGTGAGGCATTGGCAGAATTTATGAATGTAGCGCGTCTAGGCAACAAATATCTTGCCGATGAGGAACCATGGAAAATCATTAAAACAGATGAGGAGCGTGTCAAAACAATCCTAAATGTAGCGGCTCAAATCGTTGCCAATCTTGCCGTTCTTGCACAACCGTTTTTACCAAAAACAGCGATCAAATTATTTGAAATGCTTAATTTCCCACAAGGGAACTGGAACGACGCAGGTTCGGATGCACTGATCCAAGCTGGACACCAATTGGGTGAAGTGCAATTGTTATTCGACAAAATAACCGATGAACAAGTCGACTTCCAGTTAAACAAACTTGCTGAAGCAAAAGCGAAAAACCTAGCCGATAATGCCAAGGTTGCTCCTGCAAAAGAAAATATTAGCTTCGATGATTTTGTTAAAATGGATATCCGTGTCGGAACCATTGCAGCCGCTGAAAAAGTTGCCAAAACCAAGAAGTTGTTAAAATTGACGATAGACACCGGCTTAGATACCCGCACGGTCGTTTCGGGTATCGCAGAGTTCTTCAGTCCTGAGGAGATCGTAGGCCGTCAGGTATCCATCTTAGTCAATCTTGAACCTCGTGAAATAAAAGGAATTATGTCACAGGGAATGATCCTTATGGCCGAAGACGCTGATGGTCGATTGGATTTTGTCAAACCAGATACAGCAATTAAAGTCGGAAGTACGGTACGTTAA